A stretch of Schistocerca americana isolate TAMUIC-IGC-003095 chromosome 3, iqSchAmer2.1, whole genome shotgun sequence DNA encodes these proteins:
- the LOC124607409 gene encoding trypsin-2-like, which yields MWKIVVCAFAVASVWPCVQSAPRIVNGTSVDIEDYPWMASIQFEDGHKCGGVIISETWVLTCAECVQKFDPSYYFVRVGTSIRDTGGILYNVTKTAHNSHYSSTSMDYDIGAAQILGTFTFNEKIQPIPLTTVEPEAGTLVSITGWGTVYSGSYLADQLQMVELYIVDRDVCNDAYDGLGKVSVRKICAWWPGGGRDRCGPDYGGPMVLDGVLVGVISSWGNGCALPGWPSVYANIANAEIRQWINDTTGV from the exons ATGTGGAAGATCGTGGTGTGTGCATTCGCAGTGGCCTCTGTCTGGCCATGTGTGCAGAGCGCACCACGGATAGTGAATGGCACCAGTGTCGACATCGAGGACTACCCGTGGATGGCGTCCATTCAGTTTGAGGACGGGCACAAGTGTGGCGGCGTTATTATCAGTGAGACTTGGGTCCTGACCTGTGCAGAGTGCGTACAGAAGTTCGATCCCTCGTACTACTTCGTACGCGTTGGCACATCCATACGGGATACTGGTGGCATTCTCTACAACGTCACCAAAACCGCCCACAACAGCCACTACAGCTCCACCTCCATGGACTACGACATCGGAGCAGCACAGATATTGGGCACCTTCACCTTCAATGAGAAAATTCAG CCCATTCCGTTGACGACAGTGGAGCCTGAGGCCGGCACGCTGGTGTCCATAACTGGCTGGGGCACGGTCTATAGCGGCAGCTACCTGGCGGACCAGCTGCAGATGGTGGAGCTCTACATCGTGGACCGGGACGTCTGCAACGACGCTTACGACGGGCTGGGCAAGGTGAGCGTCCGCAAGATCTGCGCCTGGTGGCCGGGCGGTGGCCGCGACCGCTGTGGCCCCGACTATGGGGGCCCCATGGTGTTGGATGGCGTGCTGGTGGGGGTCATCTCCTCCTGGGGCAACGGCTGTGCCCTTCCCGGTTGGCCCAGCGTCTACGCCAACATCGCCAACGCCGAAATCAGGCAGTGGATCAATGACACCACCGGCGTCTAG